Part of the Schaalia odontolytica genome is shown below.
CCTGGTTGACTCCGCGCCCTCCACCATCTTCCCCGCCGCGAAGAAGGAAGACGCCGAGAAGGCCAAGGCTGAGATCGAAGAGGCCGGCGGCAAGGTCACCCTCAAGTGACTTTCCCCGTCTGATTCTGTCAGACTCTCACCCCTCGTCGGGTGAGCACGCCCCGTCCCGCATCCGCGGGGCGGGGTTTGCGCGTGTGTGGCCGTGTGTTTGCTTGTGGTCTCGCTGCTGTTTCGGGCACCGCCATTGGGCGCTGCAGCCTGGCCTCGTGGCCCTCCCCGACGCGGTGGCGCCCGGTGGGGCTGGTCCGTGTCCCGGCCCGCCGATGTTCTCGGTGTCGCAAGCCGCTTCGTGGCGGTCGGATGCGTGAATATTCTTGCGGGGGGCGAGGTGTGCACCTGATCGGGAGGATTCAACCCCTTCTGATCGGGTTGATTCTTCCCGATCGGGTTGAATCCTCTGAGGCGACCGGTCGCCTCTTCAGCCTTCGGGCATCCTTCACACCGATTGAAATGTTGAGCCTTCTTGCACGCGCCTCCAGACGGTGGCTCGTTCTCACTGGTGTCATGCCTCCTTGCTGTCGTCATGCTGTTGGTTGCGTGTTCGCGGGGCGTTGAGGTGTGGATCGCGCGCTTCGCCGCCTCGTCAAGGTTGGTTGCGCGCTCGCCTAAAATCGGGACCGTGGTGCGTTGCAGCCCGCTGCATGCCCGGCGGGAGGCCTCCACCGTGGCGGAGCGCTGCGCGCCGCATCCCCGTTGGAAGACCGTGACCACGGGTGGGGGCCCACAGCTGCTGCAGGGGTGGCCGCCCTGGCGTAGTTGGAACCTCGTCGGTGTGGTGACGAGGGTGCAGGCGCCGGCATTGGGCGCGTGTCGACGCGAGGGTGGGGCACCAACAGGAGCATCTGTGGCACGATGCATCTGTGCCGCACACGCACTCTTCCGTTTGACCATGACGCGACGTGAGGCTTCAGGATCATTTCCATGAGCGATGACAAGACTCTCTACACCGTCGGCGAAGTCGCCGAGCGATTCTCGCTGACGGTGCGAACGCTGCATCACTGGGAGGCGCAGGGCCTCCTGGCTCCCGCCGAGCGAAGCTGGTCGAACTACCGGCTCTACTCGGTCGAGGACTGCGCGCGCGTCCAGAGGATCATCATCTACCGAGCGACGGGGATGAAGCTGACGGACATCAAGGCGCTCCTCGATTCCGGAGAGTCGGGGGTCTCGCACCTGAAGCGGCAGCGGGAGAGCCTCATTGCTCAGCGTCGAGAGACGGACAAGATGATTGAAGCACTGGACATACTCTTGGAGGATGCAATGAACGATAACGCGCTCACCGTCGAAGAGATCGGGGAGATCCTGGACGACGCCGACTTTGCGGCCCACCAGGCTCGAGCCGAGGAATGCTACGGCGAGACCGACGACTGGAAGGAGTGGCACCGTCGTACCGCCTCGTGGCGGAAAGACGAGTGGCAGGCCAACGTCGAACGAATCCAGCAGATCGAATCGGACATGATCGAGGCCATTCGCGGTGGCGTTGCCACCGACAGCAACCGGGCCGCCGAGCTGGTCGACGCACACAGGGAGGCGCTGAGCGAGTACTTCCCCGTGAGCCCCGCGAAGCACTACCTGATCTCGCGGGCCTACCTGCGCGACGAGGGCTTCCGCTCCCACTACGACTCCCAGCAGGAGGGGTTCGCCCGGTGGCTCGCGACCGCGATCGAGCACGTTGCACGCGCGCGAGGCGTCGACACGGACAACCCGCAGTGGCGATGACGCGGACGTTGCCGCTCTGCGCGTGGCGAGCCCGCCGGACCCGCAGCGCCGAGTGAGGCGCGCGGGTCCGCCGCTTTGCAGGTCCGTGGAAGCCTCGCCAGGTAGCGGCGTGCGCGTGCCTGTTGGGATGGGGCCGGAGCGTAGCCGCCGACGTGATGTGCAGCATAAGGGGCGAGGTGCCTCCAAGTTGCCAGCCGCTTGGCGGCTCTGCTAGTATCTTCTCTTGTCGCAATCCTGCGTAGCTCAACGGCAGAGCATCCGACTGTTAATCGGACGGTTACTGGTTCGAATCCAGTCGCAGGAGCTTGTCGCCCCCGACCCGCAGGGTCGGGGGCTTTTACGTGCCCGCGCCGGGCTAGGCGAGCACGCGGCCGACCGGGGCTTTTTCTACGTCTTTCCTGCGACACGCCGACGACACGCCGACGCAGGCTCCAACATGTAGAAGTTCCCCCACTTCAACGCCGGTATGGTCTCCGAGTGGCCAGGCCCAGCCTTTCGGATGGTCCCTCGCCACAGAGCCCCGCGAATCTGTCCCGCCACACTGCCCGGGGCCAGCCGCAACCAGCATGCCTCGTCCGACAACTCAAGTGTTCTGCGAGCCGGGTTCTCGACTAACCGAGATAGTATCGACGGGGCAGACATCGCTCAGCGGAGCGCCGTCGAGGCGGGGTTGACTGCCCCGCGGGCTATCTCGACCGCAGCGCAACCCCGCTTGCAAGCGTCACGACAACCGGAGGGCCCGTATCCATGGCAACCGACCCCACCATTGAAGCCGGAGCTGGCGACATTGATACCCGCGCGAGGGCGATGAGCTCGCCGAGTGTGGCCCCCGGGCAAAGGGCGCAGGCTTCCACGGCGGCGCCTCCCGGTGGCGCGAGCCCGGTGGTCGCGCTTCCGACCGGTGGCTCGGGCGCAGGAGTGCGCCCGCTCAGCGGCGGCGAGGCCTCGGCCCCCGTCCAGGCGGCAGGCGCCGACATGGTCGCAAGGCTCCTCGCCGGGCGACCGTTCTACATCAGTCACCGAATGGGAGGAAGCGAATACCCGGAGTTCACGCGCCGGGGGCTGGATGCCTCGCTCCGGGCGGGCTTCACGGCGCTGGAGGTCTCCGTGCGGCGCTGCGCGTCGGGGGAGTTCGTGGCGATCCACGATTGGACGACCGCGCGAACCGTGCGGGGAACCAACTATCAGATTTGGAAGACTCCGTGGTCGACGCTGCGCACGCTGCGTCAGGAAGCGGGGCCGTTCATGCGCTTGACGGACATCGTCGCGAGCATTCCAGCCACCGTCGTCCTCGCCATCGACCACAAGACGACCTCCTCCCAGGATCAGAAGAACAAGGGAGACCTGGCCTCCGAGAAGGCTCTCTTCGACTACCTGCACAGGGCGTTTGGAGGTCATCCCGAGCGTCGCGTCCTGTGGAAGACATTTGCCAAGGGGACGAGTGCGGCCAGAGCCAAGGCTCGCGGATATCGGACCATGGCCATGCTCTACCCAGCCGAGGTGGCGGGGGCACGGCTTACCCAGTGGGATGTGCTCGGCATGGAATGGAACGCGGAAGCGCAGGTGTGGAAGACCCTGGCGGCGGCGAAGAGGCCGACGATTGCACACATCGTGACGAATGCCGGGCAGGTGAAGCGCGCCCTCGCTCGCGGAGCAACCGGCCTGATGGCCTCGTATCCGTCGAGGGTGCACCCGTAGCTGGTCCGCGACGAGGAAGCGAATGCGGGAGGAACTGGTTGAGGCCGTGCTCCGGGTCGTCGAGGCGATACCGCCGGGGCGGGCGGCGACCTACGGGATGATCGCTGCTGCTCTCGGCACGGGGCCGCGAGTCGTCGGCCTGATCATGCGCGACTGGGGAGGCGGCGTCCCCTGGTGGCGCGTCGTGAACGTTCACGGAACTTTTCCAACAACCATTCGTGGGCGGGGGGTTAGCGAGTGGGAAAGAGAGGGGATCCCTCACGATCGGGTGAGGGGGAGGCTCGTGCTCAGCGCCT
Proteins encoded:
- a CDS encoding MerR family transcriptional regulator, with the translated sequence MSDDKTLYTVGEVAERFSLTVRTLHHWEAQGLLAPAERSWSNYRLYSVEDCARVQRIIIYRATGMKLTDIKALLDSGESGVSHLKRQRESLIAQRRETDKMIEALDILLEDAMNDNALTVEEIGEILDDADFAAHQARAEECYGETDDWKEWHRRTASWRKDEWQANVERIQQIESDMIEAIRGGVATDSNRAAELVDAHREALSEYFPVSPAKHYLISRAYLRDEGFRSHYDSQQEGFARWLATAIEHVARARGVDTDNPQWR
- a CDS encoding glycerophosphodiester phosphodiesterase; this encodes MATDPTIEAGAGDIDTRARAMSSPSVAPGQRAQASTAAPPGGASPVVALPTGGSGAGVRPLSGGEASAPVQAAGADMVARLLAGRPFYISHRMGGSEYPEFTRRGLDASLRAGFTALEVSVRRCASGEFVAIHDWTTARTVRGTNYQIWKTPWSTLRTLRQEAGPFMRLTDIVASIPATVVLAIDHKTTSSQDQKNKGDLASEKALFDYLHRAFGGHPERRVLWKTFAKGTSAARAKARGYRTMAMLYPAEVAGARLTQWDVLGMEWNAEAQVWKTLAAAKRPTIAHIVTNAGQVKRALARGATGLMASYPSRVHP
- a CDS encoding MGMT family protein, producing the protein MREELVEAVLRVVEAIPPGRAATYGMIAAALGTGPRVVGLIMRDWGGGVPWWRVVNVHGTFPTTIRGRGVSEWEREGIPHDRVRGRLVLSACVVEREWLDGVAREVLANLRNSGKMSG